The following are from one region of the Pseudomonadota bacterium genome:
- a CDS encoding aminotransferase class I/II-fold pyridoxal phosphate-dependent enzyme codes for VAFRTFSKALGLAGLRVGYAAGPRRLVDLLRAAGHPYAVSSASLAIAEARLRAGLDDVARHVEAVRDERARLEAFLRRSGAAVTSSQGNFAFARFADARGVRNALGLRGISVRAFDGASLVADGLRITLPGDEAEVERLMAALREIFGRAAGKEGFDGE; via the coding sequence GTCGCCTTCCGGACGTTCTCCAAGGCGCTCGGCCTCGCGGGGCTGCGCGTGGGATACGCCGCGGGCCCGAGGCGGCTCGTCGACCTCCTCCGCGCGGCCGGCCACCCCTACGCGGTCTCCTCGGCCTCGCTCGCGATCGCCGAGGCGCGCCTCCGGGCCGGGCTCGACGACGTGGCGCGTCACGTCGAGGCGGTGCGCGACGAGCGCGCGCGGCTCGAGGCGTTCCTGCGCCGCTCCGGGGCCGCGGTGACGAGCTCCCAGGGAAACTTTGCGTTCGCCCGGTTCGCGGACGCTCGGGGGGTGCGTAACGCGCTCGGGCTCCGCGGGATCTCGGTGCGGGCGTTCGACGGCGCGTCGCTCGTGGCCGACGGGCTGCGTATCACGCTGCCGGGCGACGAGGCGGAAGTCGAACGGCTCATGGCGGCGCTCCGGGAGATCTTCGGGCGCGCCGCGGGAAAGGAGGGCTTCGATGGCGAGTAG
- the hisF gene encoding imidazole glycerol phosphate synthase subunit HisF translates to MLTVRIIPCLDVRDGRVVKGVRFQGLADAGDPAALAAAYEADGADEIMVLDITATGERRATAAQTVRRVRERIAIPLTVGGGVTSEADAAALLDAGADKVGVNTAAVARPALVDELSARFGAQCTVIAIDAARRATGGFEVVVRSGTVQTGKDAVAWAAEAARRGAGEVLLTSFDRDGTKAGYDLELIAAVAAAVDVPIVASGGAADASHMAAAVGAGASAALAASIFHFGERTVRDLKAELATLGVEVRR, encoded by the coding sequence ATGCTGACCGTGCGGATCATCCCGTGCCTCGACGTCCGCGACGGGCGCGTCGTCAAGGGGGTGCGGTTCCAGGGGCTCGCGGACGCGGGCGACCCGGCCGCGCTCGCGGCGGCGTACGAGGCCGACGGCGCGGACGAGATCATGGTGCTCGACATCACCGCCACCGGGGAGCGGCGCGCCACGGCGGCACAGACCGTGCGCCGGGTCCGGGAGCGGATCGCGATCCCGCTCACGGTCGGCGGCGGCGTGACGAGCGAGGCGGACGCGGCGGCGCTCCTCGACGCGGGCGCGGACAAGGTCGGCGTCAACACGGCCGCGGTGGCGCGGCCCGCCCTCGTCGACGAGCTCTCGGCCAGGTTCGGCGCGCAGTGCACCGTGATCGCGATCGACGCGGCGCGGCGGGCGACAGGCGGCTTCGAGGTCGTCGTCCGCTCCGGCACGGTGCAGACGGGAAAGGACGCCGTCGCGTGGGCGGCCGAGGCGGCCCGGCGCGGGGCGGGCGAGGTGCTGCTCACCTCGTTCGATCGGGACGGCACGAAGGCGGGCTACGACCTCGAGCTGATCGCGGCGGTCGCGGCGGCGGTCGACGTGCCGATCGTGGCGTCGGGCGGCGCGGCGGACGCGTCCCACATGGCCGCGGCGGTCGGCGCGGGCGCGTCGGCCGCGCTCGCGGCGTCGATCTTCCACTTCGGCGAGCGGACCGTGCGCGATCTGAAGGCGGAGCTGGCG
- the hisB gene encoding imidazoleglycerol-phosphate dehydratase HisB: MASRTSALTRETRETEVTVRLALDGAGAAKIATGLGFLDHLLTALACHARFDLELSCRGDLEVDDHHTVEDCALALGAAIDEALADRSGIARFGDAYAPLDEALARAVVDLSGRPYAAVSLGLARPCIGDVAAENVVHAFRSLATAMRAAIHLDVLRGENDHHKAEAAAKALALALRKAVAVESGGVPSTKGVLG, from the coding sequence ATGGCGAGTAGGACGAGCGCGCTAACGCGCGAGACCCGGGAGACCGAGGTGACGGTGCGGCTCGCGCTGGACGGCGCGGGCGCGGCGAAGATCGCGACGGGCTTGGGATTCCTCGATCACCTCCTCACGGCGCTGGCGTGCCACGCCCGGTTCGATCTCGAGCTCTCCTGCAGGGGAGATCTCGAGGTCGACGATCACCACACGGTCGAGGACTGCGCCCTGGCGCTCGGCGCCGCTATCGACGAAGCGCTCGCGGACCGATCCGGGATCGCCCGCTTCGGGGACGCCTACGCGCCGCTCGACGAGGCGCTGGCGCGCGCGGTCGTGGATCTCTCGGGCCGGCCCTACGCCGCCGTATCGCTCGGCCTCGCGCGGCCGTGCATCGGCGACGTCGCCGCCGAGAACGTCGTCCATGCGTTTCGGTCGTTGGCGACCGCGATGCGCGCCGCGATCCACCTCGACGTGCTGCGCGGCGAGAACGATCACCACAAGGCCGAGGCGGCGGCAAAGGCGCTCGCGCTCGCCCTGCGCAAGGCCGTCGCGGTCGAAAGCGGCGGCGTGCCCAGCACGAAGGGGGTGCTCGGATGA
- a CDS encoding aminotransferase class I/II-fold pyridoxal phosphate-dependent enzyme, with protein sequence MRTETTFVPTPGSAAAAYAPRPPAGPATLALDANEGPAPPPSLLDALRAVGPEQLRRYPSARPLEGLLAERLGVPAERVVVTAGADDGLERAARVALCAGREAILPVPTFEMLERYVRASGADVVRIPWLEGALPTDEMARAVTPRTSFVAVVSPNNPTGLVASQGDLARLSDAAPAALLAVDLAYAEFADVDLTRA encoded by the coding sequence ATGCGCACCGAAACGACCTTCGTCCCCACCCCCGGCAGCGCGGCCGCGGCGTACGCGCCCAGGCCGCCCGCGGGCCCGGCGACGCTCGCGCTCGACGCGAACGAGGGGCCGGCGCCGCCGCCGTCCCTGCTCGATGCGCTTCGCGCCGTCGGGCCGGAACAGCTCCGGCGCTACCCGAGCGCGCGCCCCCTCGAGGGGCTCCTCGCCGAACGGCTCGGCGTGCCCGCGGAGCGCGTCGTCGTGACGGCGGGCGCCGACGACGGGCTGGAGCGGGCCGCGCGCGTCGCGCTGTGCGCGGGGCGTGAGGCGATCCTGCCGGTGCCGACGTTCGAGATGCTCGAGCGCTACGTCCGGGCCAGCGGCGCGGACGTGGTGCGGATCCCCTGGCTGGAGGGCGCGCTGCCGACCGACGAGATGGCGCGGGCGGTGACGCCGAGGACGTCGTTCGTCGCGGTCGTGTCGCCGAACAACCCGACCGGCCTCGTCGCGTCTCAAGGCGATCTCGCGCGCCTGTCGGACGCCGCGCCGGCCGCGCTCCTCGCCGTGGATCTCGCGTACGCGGAGTTCGCGGACGTGGATCTCACGCGGGC
- the hisH gene encoding imidazole glycerol phosphate synthase subunit HisH, whose protein sequence is MTARDIEVAVLRTGSSNLASVLSALRRLGTEPAVTSDPEIAARAARLVIPGVGTLTAAMSVLRAGGLVEPLRRRVAAGRPTLAICLGLQLLGAGSEESPGVGGVGAFGGRATRFPRSVRAPQLGWNSIAPDASCRLLEPGYAYFANSYRLVEPPGATAVAYSEYGGRFVAAFERGAVLACQFHPELSGGYGLDLMARWIGAAAEGGAPC, encoded by the coding sequence ATGACGGCGAGGGACATCGAGGTCGCGGTGCTGAGGACCGGATCGTCGAACCTCGCGTCTGTGCTCTCGGCCCTGCGCCGCCTGGGGACCGAGCCGGCGGTCACGTCGGACCCCGAGATCGCGGCGCGGGCGGCGCGGCTCGTGATCCCGGGCGTGGGCACCCTCACGGCCGCCATGTCCGTGCTGCGCGCCGGGGGCCTCGTCGAGCCGCTGCGGCGGCGCGTGGCGGCGGGGAGGCCGACGCTCGCGATCTGCCTCGGCCTGCAGCTCCTCGGCGCCGGCAGCGAGGAGAGCCCAGGGGTCGGCGGGGTCGGCGCGTTCGGCGGACGGGCGACGCGGTTTCCGAGGTCCGTGCGCGCGCCGCAGCTCGGCTGGAACTCGATCGCGCCGGACGCCTCGTGCCGGCTGCTCGAGCCGGGCTACGCCTACTTCGCGAACTCGTACCGCCTCGTCGAGCCGCCCGGCGCGACGGCGGTCGCGTACAGCGAGTACGGCGGCCGCTTCGTCGCCGCCTTCGAGCGGGGCGCGGTGCTCGCGTGCCAGTTTCACCCCGAGCTGTCCGGCGGCTACGGGCTCGATCTGATGGCGCGGTGGATCGGCGCCGCCGCGGAGGGTGGTGCGCCATGCTGA